A single region of the Alosa alosa isolate M-15738 ecotype Scorff River chromosome 6, AALO_Geno_1.1, whole genome shotgun sequence genome encodes:
- the il2rb gene encoding interleukin-2 receptor subunit beta, whose product MCIILEQDYSVTHIAALEVKCKGKVEKSSNYTFSKNIKLRPPDIPSVARGNLSWSPGPKKPRTMEKFIFERQFKKADEPWEAARVRNHPETTEQLGPLLHLGVRYQARVRVMPFITAERSSYRGTWSDWGPVLTWTSDVGDPLPTPPLQRLPLPVKKISLLCGGLCLVVAMTLCCNKKVRTLSCCNRFKMKSQHIPDPSRYFQPLHTVHGGDFQKWLSPMFGPESFAATQPPDSISPVEVTPMLYTEPYLAPGAFMPLGGKSGEDYIGSGQSSCYSNMGYFYSESQPGLLHIESCPIYFTYPPEAGGNMPKADTSGTSGTSYERLEQIQQFHFSEAPDLHNPQGEPLSPDSGFGVEVSEEGGMNEEEEEEWKRQKEEHSFTARLQSLGIPIPIQAPLSSPLRPPELMSTIMECEDTAPVTTCNYTPSPPEASLARSASMVIQPCGSGYLTVKEMQNTYSNKSI is encoded by the exons ATGTGTATAATTTTGGAACAGGATTACAGTGTTACACACATAGCAGCCCTTGAAGTTAAGTGTAAAGGCAAAGTTGAGAAATCTTCCAACTACACTTTTTCAAAGAATA TCAAGCTGCGGCCTCCTGACATCCCGAGTGTTGCCCGGGGTAACTTATCGTGGAGCCCTGGACCCAAAAAGCCCAGGACAATGGAAAAATTCATCTTTGAGCGACAGTTCAAGAAGGCAGATGAGccatgggag GCTGCCCGGGTCCGGAACCATCCGGAGACAACGGAACAGCTGGGGCCGCTGCTGCACCTGGGGGTGAGGTACCAGGCCAGGGTAAGGGTGATGCCCTTCATCACTGCGGAAAGGAGCTCCTACAGGGGCACATGGAGTGACTGGGGTCCTGTACTCACCTGGACATCTGACGTGGGAGATCCACTTCCAACCCCACCTCTCCAAC GTCTACCTCTCCCGGTCAAGAAAATTAGTCTACTGTGTGGAGGACTTTGTTTGGTTGTAGCGATGACATTGTGTTGCAACAAAAAAGTCCGCACATTAAGCTG CTGTAACAGATTCAAGATGAAGAGCCAACACATCCCAGACCCGTCCAGATACTTCCAGCCACTCCACACCGTTCACGGAGGGGACTTTCAG AAGTGGCTGAGCCCCATGTTTGGCCCCGAGTCATTTGCTGCCACCCAGCCCCCAGACAGCATTTCCCCAGTGGAGGTGACCCCGATGCTGTATACAGAGCCCTACTTGGCCCCAGGCGCTTTCATGCCCCTGGGGGGCAAGAGCGGCGAGGACTATATAGGCAGTGGTCAGTCCTCCTGCTACTCCAACATGGGTTACTTCTACTCCGAGTCCCAGCCCGGCCTACTGCACATTGAGTCCTGCCCCATCTACTTCACGTACCCACCTGAGGCTGGCGGGAACATGCCCAAAGCAGACACGTCCGGAACCTCCGGTACATCGTACGAGCGACTGGAGCAGATTCAGCAGTTCCATTTCTCAGAAGCTCCAGACCTCCACAATCCCCAGGGGGAACCATTGAGTCCAGATTCGGGATTTGGGGTGGAGGTGAGTGAGGAAGGGGGTatgaatgaggaggaggaggaggagtggaagaggCAGAAAGAGGAGCACAGCTTCACTGCACGTCTCCAAAGCTTAGGAATTCCCATCCCCATTCAGGCCCCTTTAAGCTCCCCTTTGAGACCCCCTGAGTTGATGTCAACCATCATGGAGTGTGAAGATACTGCTCCTGTAACAACATGCAATTACACCCCTTCACCACCAGAGGCCAGcctggccagatctgcctccaTGGTAATCCAGCCTTGTGGCAGTGGGTATCTGACAGtgaaagaaatgcaaaatacCTATAGTAACAAGTCCATCTAG